The following coding sequences are from one Panicum hallii strain FIL2 chromosome 5, PHallii_v3.1, whole genome shotgun sequence window:
- the LOC112892674 gene encoding uncharacterized protein LOC112892674: MEDRAWMYTGRPSQVGMTSEWIRKTDAFLEMAFGEAAKGANMILYPCSKCANRKRQNKKNMGEHLCKNGFTTDYTRWIYHGEANRMREDVVRPRVEDYDANAGVADMLDDYGEARFAEGQTEEEPESTAKAFYDMLAASHKPLHGHTTVSQLDAIGRIMALKSQYSLSRGAFDALLTVIGSLLPKGHILPKSMYEARKLLRALKMPYEQIHACRNGCVLFRKEYMEAKYCPKCKFSRFMEVDCDGDGPKRQLNIPVAVLRYLPFIPRIQRLYMTEDYAKQMSWHKNGK, translated from the coding sequence ATGGAAGACCGCGCGTGGATGTACACTGGCCGTCCAAGTCAGGTTGGGATGACTAGTGAGTGGATCAGGAAGACCGATGCTTTCTTGGAAATGGCgtttggcgaagctgctaaaggagcgaATATGATTCTCTACCCATGCAGCAAGTGTGCAAATAGGAAAAGACAAAATAAGAAgaacatgggggaacatctttgcAAGAATGGATTTACGACAGACTATACCCGGTGGATCTACCACGGTGAAGCCAATCGTATGAGAGAGGATGTGGtgagaccacgtgtcgaggattaTGATGCTAATGCCGGTGTAGCGGACATGTTGGATGACTATGGGGAGGCACGGTTCGCCGAGGGACAaacggaggaggagccagagtCGACCGCAAAGGCGTTCTACGACATGCTTGCCGCGTCACATAAACCCCTTCATGGACATACGACGGTTTCTCAGCTtgatgccattggacgcataatggcgttaaagtcgcAGTACAGTCTGAGTCGAGGCGCCTTTGATGCTTTATTGACAGTTATTGGTAGCCTGCTTCCGAAGGGTCACATTCTGCCAAAGAGCATGTATGAGGCACGGAAACTacttcgtgcactcaagatgccgtatgagCAGATACATGCTTGTAGGAATGGGTGCGTCCTGTTTAGGAAAGAATACATGGAAGCAAAGTACTGTCCAAAGTGTAAATTCTCAAGGTTCATGGAGGTAGACTGTGATGGTGATGGCCCAAAGAGGCAGCTTAACATTCCCGTGGCAGTCCTACGATACCTTCcgttcataccgaggatccagAGGCTATACATGACTGAGGACTACGCGAAACAAATGAGTTGGCACAAAAATGGCAAATGA